The genomic segment AAAGCTTGGCATCGGAATGGACGTGGCATCGTCTGCAGACTAAAATCTATTTTATGGTAATACATTTTTACATGCTggacgaaaccaaaaaaaaaaaaagcaaacttcaatTATGAATGACAaaaagaatgaatgaaatggaaacaactAGCAGCAGAACgttgtgtaaaaaaaagagaaaaataaatcatgACACATAAAATACAtccgtttccattttacaaaacaaaactttaaaGTGCAATCACGTTCACGTTGCCACACTCtgaatggatgctgctgctgttgcctgcGGTGCTTCTGCACACTTACCGGAGAACATGCTGGCGGCGGCTGGATGCTGTACCATGGCCGGCACCACGACCGTCCCGGTCGCTTGCCCTCCACCCTGGCCAGCGGccggttggctgctgctgaaggacgTTTCCGCGCTGCCCTCATCGAAGCTGCCACCGGTACCGTTGCCGccttgtttgctgctgccgccaccaacgAACTTGCAGCTCTTGGACAGTATGCCGCCcttactggtggtgctgttgctaccaCCGTTACTGCCAGCACTCGATACGcatcccgtcgtcgtcgtcgtcgtcgccgctgccTCCGGAGTCGCTTCACTACCGGAAGTGCCACAAGACGCACCCTTCCTCGACTTCCATAGCTTCATGGTGGTGGGAGCGATACGGTTGGTCGGCCACGTTAGTGcggttggagttggagcaCTCGGCCACacccgtcgtcaccgtcgccgtctgGGTTATGTTGTGCTCAGCACTCTTGGCGCAGCGACGAAGCGGCGCTGTGACACTCTGGCACTAACACACGGACCCGGGCGTTTCGGGCACTTTTGGGATTCCTTGTAAAACGCTCCGGACCAGCACGGCCGGAACGGACATTGAGGAACTTGTGGGGATGAGGGGGCCCTTGGTCGGAGCAGATCGCAGCAAATCAATCACCGTTCACCGGCGTCGCCCGCTGCTATACTGCGTAATAATACTGAGCGCTAGCtacagctgctcctgctgttgctgctgttgctgctgggtgcCCGGCACCACTCTAGGTTGGGTTTGGTGTGTCCCTATCCTCCAACCAGCATCACtgtgcactgctgctgttgctgctgcttctgccgcgTGTTTGAATCTATTTTAAGGTAATACACTTGAACAGCGGTGAGGCCGCACGCGCACATCGCTCATCGTGGGAGGGGGAACGGCAAGGGACCGAATCCCCAGAGGATTCTGTTTCGTTTCCGCGCACTACGGATGGCAAGAGGGAATCGGTCAGgtactgagagagagagagagagagagcaagagaaagggAGCGAATCCCAGACTCCATTGCGCGCGGATCGGCGCGAGGATCACTCCCTGGAGTGTCGCTAATACCCAGACGATCGTGCCATTTTTGCTTCGGATTAAGTGCTGGGAGCAGTGAGCTCGCCCTGTCGCGGATCGggtttgtaaacaaatgtgCGAGGACACGTCCTAAACCTGGCTCGGTACTTTGCTCTATTTTCATCGTAAAGTGAACCGAAAAAGATATCGCTGGAGCGTCACGGCCAACGGGAACGCACTGGGCATACCGcctgctgttgcagctgcttcCCAAGATGGCCAAGAGACATGCAGTGATGGGAGCGATGCTAAAAGCCTCAGCACACATTACTAACAAACTAATGGCGAGGAAGGCCATAATGAGTGGGGGcgtttcggtaatttcttaccaaaacagggatcatttttgatgattttttgtgacgtaacccttttactttattgtttcaattgcatggcatattaaactacattttttgaagaatatttggttctgttttggggaagatttaatcaaaacttcatccatggcatcacattcaggcagtcgtgtcttcgaaaagatactttttacggtgcccatcgtagctgcgtgatggatcatcagaaacatacaaatcgatactcgtttgatagattataagtttatctagttaaaaaaaatgagtCACTAGACAAAATTAAATGAACGACAAGTATAGTTTGTTAATGATCGAGCTCCCGTCCGTTCTGGGGTCTACAGCCGAGTGAAGACGGTAAATCAACGTTCTCCTTCTTGGTCTTCATTTTTGTGTGAGGGCAACGCGACTACATACTCCAGATGACACCCCGTCGATGTCCCAGCACCTCGATGGTTGAGCAGGGCGAGGGAGGATGCACAGATCGCAGATCAGAAACCCGGGGATCGGTCACGGTCGATCACGAGCTACCAAACACACTCCCTCACTCACACAcactatatatatatatacatacacacgcacagaGACCGGTGGACACGGTGCGGTTGAACCGATGGCGGAGGGGTTGATTGTAGTGTTTGCAGCTGCCCCGAATCTGTGACTGATCTACCGAACCAATGCACCAGTCCAATGCTACGTCTCCATTTGTTTAGTGGTTGCTCGAACGAAAACCGACTGGAAAACAGAAGTCTTTTCGCACTAGCACcacacacggccacggacgGCTAATTGAGAACATCTAAGACCCAACGACGCGACCGCACGTGGCTGCCAACACACctctgcacgcacgcacgcacggttgTTCGTCGTTTcgttatatttttttttttcaaatattattCGGTTGAATGGTCTCGATCCTAATCCGATCTGCAGCAAGATAGCGCACCACAGCCCGACGATGGAAAgatcgaagcgaacgaaggaaaactgcGAACAATCAACGTGGTTCCGGCGGTGCCGAACGCGTGGTCCTACGCGAGAGGAAGCTCAAAAGCGAATGAGAACCGAACGCCGAACGTCGTTgccgtcttcgtcatcgttgaGTTCGGGTGGGTTAGTCTGGCTGACTCACTACGCTTGGCACCCGGCCCAACCAATTCGTTGGGCCACAGCGAAGGAAGGGGTGCTGGGGGCGGCTTTTATTTTTGGTCTCTTGTGGGCAACCGATCGGGCGTGCCGCACGGGCAGACCCTCGCAGCATCCAGAGCATCCGCCATCAAAACACCCCCTGGTTCCGAGAACAGCAAACGCGACCCCTAGCGAAAAGGATGGTCTGTTTAGGTGCCCTGTGTGCGTCTTCGTTGGTGACATTTAGGAATGGACAGAGATAGCAAACACAGCGCGAATCAGGGACCCCTCGAAGCGAGGAAACGAGAGCGCATAACAGCGAGGCGTACCAATTAGCAGGGCCAACGCGCGCCATACTTTTACGGCAAGTGCCATATGTTGTAATGCtggtttcaaatcaatcgtACCACCAGCGATCAACATAGCGAGGCATCAAATTAGTGTTATGCGTTGTCGAGAATAAGCAAGCTGCTCCAAGTGAATGGACGCCAAACGGCAGTAGTCAGGTGTAACTAAATCATTCAACAAATCGATTACATCACTTAGATTATATCAAACATACAACGTTTATTTCGATCAACTTTAGAAATTAGAATACATAATTTGAAATACAGTATATACTACCTACGGATGGAATAAAAGCTGTTTATGGTGCGGCGCAGCGCGACCCTGTACAATATATGCCACAATCATAAATGAGGTTCTAGATTCTGACTGAATTATGCGATGGTATTCTATTGCTATTTAAAATTAGAAGCCTCATTTTCTCAACAGTCGCAGCTATTTACAATTGTTACatattgatttaatttaatttagtttAATAGATTACCACTTGGCGGTAAATCTAGCAGAAATGTGCACATTCATTTGACGTGTGCCCGCTTACTAATTTTTCCGTGAACCCCTTCGTTTCATAGAAGTGCTGCACTGTGGACAATACCATTTCCCCTTTGGCGACGAAGTGATGTTCACGCACGGATAGTGGAACCATTCAAATGGACACTGAAATaagtaaacaaaatgaaggaaacCGTTTCATACCCATCCTGCACCATTGTTAACGTCTTTCTACATACTCCTTCGTTATCACAAGCTACCATATCTCCGTATGAAACTTGATTGCAGATGCAGTAGCGCGGCTCATTAGGATCGTACGACCACTCGCTCTCCGGTTCCAAAGCCATCCCGGAATCAATGGTTTCCAGTGCTGCGCTAGGCATAGAATCTAGTGTATCAATCGAAGACATAGGACTCAAGCCGCTGGTTTGCTGGCCATGCATCGATGTTTGTCCCactgcctgctggtgctgtaatGGTGGCAATGGTTGCATTTGAGAATAAGTAGTCGATGGCGTTGCATAAGACGGCTGCCcaacttgttgctgctgcacaggcTGAACAATCTGAGcatgtggttgttgttgctgcacgtTTTGCCCAATCTGTaccggctgttgctgttgcattaCCAATTGCTGCGTCTGCGATTGCAATTgaggctgttgctgctgctgagactGATAGGACGACGATGCACGACcctgtgtttgtggttgaagAATATGctgatttttatgttgcagttgcagctgctgctcctgtttctTGACATGTTGCTGCGTTTGGAGTGGTGTCGATAAAGACGAAGCccccattcgctgctgctcctgctgctgcaatcgatgCTGGTTTATCAGGTTTATGTGTTGCTGTGTTATCGAtagatgctgctggttcgaTATCGGTTGCATCTGAAGTTGCGAGGTCTGCTGTACTTGGTGAATCATTTGTGGAACATGCTGTTGCGTTTGTTGAAGTGACGGTTCAACTGATGATAAATTCGAAgtcggctgttgctgttgcgattgAATTTGGATTGGCTGTTGGTTATGAGGCTTTTGCTGAAGTTTAACATGCGGTTGTGCCACCTGAACATGTAGGTGCTGTTGCGGAGGGTTCGGCACCTGCTGTTGCAACAATTGTGATTGTTGCTGCGGCAACAAAGAAGATGATTCCGACTCCAAAGGTCTAacttgttgtttttggtttacatgtttttgatttttaaataaaccatgttCCAAATCCTGTCGCAGCCGTCGCATTTTATCCATTGAAGTGCCGAGTACATATGGTATTTTCCGTATTTGTGGAAGCTGCTGCAATGATTGTGTCGATTGACCAACAATATGAGGCTGAGTAAGCTGATTTCGGGCCGGCTGcttcaactgctgttgctgtaattgagttggttgctgctgcagctgccccTGGCTCAGTGGCTGTGCTTTTTGCAGCTGCTGTGGCTGTAGAGACATTTGTTGCATTTGTCCCGATTGAGGCAACTGCATATTATGAGATGTCGCCTTTGAATGTGATTGAACTTGCAACTGCGCTGCTGAGCCAACTGATGAAGGAATAGTTGAGACatttgttgctggctggctttgaTGCTGATGTGTAGGAAGCaattgctgttgatgttgagtTGATGCTTGCTCCACTTgaattgattgttgttgtggcaatAGAGGCGTTGGTTGATGTAATGCTGCAGTTTGAGGATTCACTGACTGCTGCATTTGAAGTGCTCCTGTCGAAACTAAACGAAGAACATGTATTAAATGCTATTGAGACTAGCTACATCAACCAGGAAAGCAACTGCTTTGAGCAGTTTTCAGccattttaaataaaattacaaaaccGTAACCATTAGAAAAATGCTCTTTGGATGGAATTTATTTCGTTTCCATTACTAACATttttacattacattttttttaattcacaGCGTTTACATGCCCTTTTACTCGACATGTATTAAATTCATGTATGGTAGCTTTGCTTCGcaatctaccaaaaaaaaaaaaaaacaagagcgAGATACGTAACTATTAAGCGATTATGCCACGAACCAGTTTTGTCATAAAACTGCTTTCTCTGGCAGAGGAAGGAATTAGTGCAAAAAGTACAGCTACAATAAGCAAAAATAAACGTATTAAAGAAAAGCAACACCCATAGCCAAATCCTTTAGCAATAAGAAGTAAGCAATCTAAAGTCTTAACTTTACATAGTGCGTGGGAAAGGGTAAGGTATACGCGTTTTACTACCTGTTGCaggattcttctttttctggcGCCGCTGATTTGAGAAGGCACTCGATTCTCGCTCTAC from the Anopheles aquasalis chromosome X, idAnoAquaMG_Q_19, whole genome shotgun sequence genome contains:
- the LOC126572407 gene encoding transcription factor SPT20 homolog isoform X4, whose protein sequence is MLYLEDYLEMIEHLPQELRDRFTEMREMDLAVQNNSDTLAKRAKALFAQCRHNELSTPDADAEFANIRNDYYRVLEDADEKVHLAGQMYDLVDRYLRRLDAELYKFKCELEADHNGITEILEKRSLELDNTTSNGNTIQKENRFYDAHGPFTPSSTNRVDSRHKVKSEKRRNSHASSGFSSFEKRIAGSSTPLSIGSSSAVANTSSSTTAPHVLNPSTGGSVTYNLQTFGAGNAIAAAASQAIAQTQQMQQGRRTASLKASYEAIGAAGSHELLINSELAGATHNAIQAVERESSAFSNQRRQKKKNPATVSTGALQMQQSVNPQTAALHQPTPLLPQQQSIQVEQASTQHQQQLLPTHQHQSQPATNVSTIPSSVGSAAQLQVQSHSKATSHNMQLPQSGQMQQMSLQPQQLQKAQPLSQGQLQQQPTQLQQQQLKQPARNQLTQPHIVGQSTQSLQQLPQIRKIPYVLGTSMDKMRRLRQDLEHGLFKNQKHVNQKQQVRPLESESSSLLPQQQSQLLQQQVPNPPQQHLHVQVAQPHVKLQQKPHNQQPIQIQSQQQQPTSNLSSVEPSLQQTQQHVPQMIHQVQQTSQLQMQPISNQQHLSITQQHINLINQHRLQQQEQQRMGASSLSTPLQTQQHVKKQEQQLQLQHKNQHILQPQTQGRASSSYQSQQQQQPQLQSQTQQLVMQQQQPVQIGQNVQQQQPHAQIVQPVQQQQHQQAVGQTSMHGQQTSGLSPMSSIDTLDSMPSAALETIDSGMALEPESEWSYDPNEPRYCICNQVSYGDMVACDNEGCPFEWFHYPCVNITSSPKGKWYCPQCSTSMKRRGSRKN
- the LOC126572407 gene encoding transcription factor SPT20 homolog isoform X2, which translates into the protein MLYLEDYLEMIEHLPQELRDRFTEMREMDLAVQNNSDTLAKRAKALFAQCRHNELSTPDADAEFANIRNDYYRVLEDADEKVHLAGQMYDLVDRYLRRLDAELYKFKCELEADHNGITEILEKRSLELDNTTSNGNTIQKENRFYDAHGPFTPSSTNRVDSRHKVKSEKRRNSHASSGFSSFEKRIAGSSTPLSIGSSSAVANTSSSTTAPHVLNPSTGGSVTYNLQTFGAGNAIAAAASQAIAQTQQMQQGRRTASLKASYEAIGAAGSHELLINSELAGATHNAIQAVERESSAFSNQRRQKKKNPATVSTGALQMQQSVNPQTAALHQPTPLLPQQQSIQVEQASTQHQQQLLPTHQHQSQPATNVSTIPSSVGSAAQLQVQSHSKATSHNMQLPQSGQMQQMSLQPQQLQKAQPLSQGQLQQQPTQLQQQQLKQPARNQLTQPHIVGQSTQSLQQLPQIRKIPYVLGTSMDKMRRLRQDLEHGLFKNQKHVNQKQQVRPLESESSSLLPQQQSQLLQQQVPNPPQQHLHVQVAQPHVKLQQKPHNQQPIQIQSQQQQPTSNLSSVEPSLQQTQQHVPQMIHQVQQTSQLQMQPISNQQHLSITQQHINLINQHRLQQQEQQRMGASSLSTPLQTQQHVKKQEQQLQLQHKNQHILQPQTQGRASSSYQSQQQQQPQLQSQTQQLVMQQQQPVQIGQNVQQQQPHAQIVQPVQQQQVGQPSYATPSTTYSQMQPLPPLQHQQAVGQTSMHGQQTSGLSPMSSIDTLDSMPSAALETIDSGMALEPESEWSYDPNEPRYCICNQVSYGDMVACDNEGCPFEWFHYPCVNITSSPKGKWYCPQCSTSMKRRGSRKN